Proteins from a single region of Synechococcus sp. WH 8109:
- the argB gene encoding acetylglutamate kinase — MAQSTQNNDDALRVSVLSEALPYIQRFAGRRIVIKYGGAAMAHAKLRAAVFRDLALLACVGVQPVVVHGGGPEINQWLQRLEIPAEFRDGLRVTDADTMDVVEMVLVGRVNKQIVNGLNQLGTRAVGLSGSDGSLVEARPWGNGSHGLVGDVARVNPDVLEPLLEKGYVPVISSVAATPDDGRAHNINADTVAGELAAALEAEKLILLTDTPGILEDRDDPDSLIRKLRLSEARQLIGDGVVAGGMTPKTECCIRALAQGVSAAHIIDGRVPHALLLEVFTDAGIGTMVVGRG, encoded by the coding sequence ATGGCCCAATCCACTCAGAACAACGATGACGCCCTCAGGGTGTCGGTGCTCAGCGAAGCCCTCCCCTACATCCAGCGCTTCGCCGGTCGGCGCATCGTGATTAAGTACGGCGGGGCCGCCATGGCCCATGCCAAGCTGCGGGCTGCCGTCTTTCGCGACCTGGCTTTGCTGGCCTGCGTCGGCGTCCAACCCGTGGTGGTTCATGGCGGCGGGCCCGAAATCAACCAGTGGCTTCAACGCCTGGAAATCCCCGCCGAATTCCGCGACGGACTGCGCGTCACCGACGCCGACACCATGGACGTGGTGGAGATGGTGCTGGTGGGCCGCGTCAACAAGCAGATCGTGAATGGCCTCAATCAGCTCGGCACCCGTGCGGTTGGCTTGAGCGGAAGTGACGGCAGTCTTGTGGAAGCACGCCCCTGGGGGAATGGCAGCCATGGGCTGGTGGGGGATGTTGCCCGCGTCAACCCCGATGTGCTCGAACCGCTGCTGGAGAAGGGGTATGTGCCCGTCATTTCCAGCGTTGCCGCAACCCCCGATGACGGGCGAGCCCACAACATCAATGCCGACACGGTGGCGGGAGAGCTGGCGGCGGCCCTGGAAGCCGAAAAACTGATACTGCTGACCGACACCCCCGGCATCCTTGAAGATCGCGATGACCCCGACTCGCTGATCCGCAAACTGCGCCTCTCGGAGGCGCGACAACTGATCGGAGACGGCGTGGTCGCGGGGGGCATGACCCCCAAAACAGAATGTTGCATCCGCGCCCTGGCTCAGGGCGTTTCAGCCGCCCACATCATTGATGGCAGGGTTCCCCATGCCCTCTTGCTCGAAGTCTTCACCGACGCCGGCATCGGCACCATGGTGGTGGGACGCGGCTAG
- a CDS encoding DUF2854 domain-containing protein has protein sequence MKDFFSPGSLVTIAGGVLTVVGATAYATGSANLSLPTIFYGIPILLGGLALKSSELPPAIRVTPIKTFQKEREAAPPELGKLLGDVTRWRYGQKAHLESSLEALKLWDEDTPPQLEEIEELHSDNGYGLRMRFLLGAVPLERWQERQERLGRFFAKGMRAELKELDEQRLDVVLLPAGEA, from the coding sequence ATGAAGGATTTCTTCTCCCCAGGCAGCCTCGTCACCATCGCCGGAGGCGTGCTGACCGTGGTGGGTGCCACCGCTTACGCCACCGGAAGCGCCAACCTCAGCCTGCCCACGATTTTCTACGGAATCCCGATCTTATTGGGGGGGCTGGCCCTGAAATCGTCGGAGCTGCCACCAGCAATCCGGGTGACACCGATCAAGACTTTTCAGAAGGAACGCGAAGCTGCGCCCCCAGAACTGGGCAAATTGCTCGGCGATGTGACGCGCTGGCGCTACGGCCAGAAAGCCCACCTGGAGTCGTCGCTGGAAGCGCTCAAACTCTGGGATGAAGACACCCCACCGCAGTTGGAAGAGATCGAAGAGCTGCATTCCGACAATGGCTATGGCCTGCGGATGCGTTTCCTGCTGGGAGCCGTTCCCCTCGAACGCTGGCAAGAGCGGCAGGAGCGGCTGGGGCGCTTCTTCGCCAAGGGGATGCGAGCGGAACTCAAGGAACTAGATGAACAACGGCTGGACGTTGTTCTGCTTCCGGCCGGTGAGGCCTAA
- a CDS encoding single-stranded DNA-binding protein, which produces MNHCVLEVEVIDAPTVRYTQDNQTPIAEMAVRFDPLREGDPPGELKVVGWGNLAQELQNRVQTGQRLLIEGRLRMNTMPRGDGMKEKRAEFTLARLHPIGAAATGAAPSGNPSAPAPSRQAPAAAPTKVAKEPEPASWNAAPLVPDTDDIPF; this is translated from the coding sequence ATGAACCATTGCGTGCTCGAAGTGGAGGTGATCGACGCACCGACGGTTCGATACACCCAGGACAACCAGACTCCCATTGCGGAGATGGCCGTGCGCTTTGACCCCCTTCGGGAGGGTGATCCGCCAGGTGAATTGAAAGTGGTGGGCTGGGGCAACCTGGCCCAGGAACTGCAGAACCGTGTGCAGACCGGGCAGCGGCTGCTGATCGAAGGACGGCTGCGGATGAACACCATGCCCCGGGGCGATGGCATGAAGGAAAAACGGGCTGAATTCACCCTGGCTCGGCTTCATCCGATCGGCGCGGCAGCCACGGGTGCAGCTCCTTCCGGCAACCCCTCAGCCCCGGCCCCCAGCCGCCAGGCCCCCGCGGCTGCGCCGACCAAGGTGGCAAAAGAGCCTGAACCTGCCAGCTGGAATGCTGCGCCTCTCGTGCCCGACACCGACGACATCCCCTTCTGA
- a CDS encoding precorrin-6A/cobalt-precorrin-6A reductase — MQGPANDQRRVLLLAGTGDGPRLVKELSRRNWRVSVSVVTATAAKAYAGLPVERISIGALLGIGGIKAALHQAGPFRWVVDATHPFAARISHDLVTACADLGQPLLRYERLLEPLGAASLLADADALAAQSLQGQRLLLAIGGRHLPALTAAVRRAGAIPYGRALPAVDGLRAALRAGLPPDHLAVVRPLQGEVLGAIERSLCRRWGIGVVLCRQSGGVTEQLWHQLTTDLGLSLLLLQRPSPPDGMDCVEDVCSLMNRLERD, encoded by the coding sequence ATGCAAGGCCCCGCGAATGACCAGCGTCGCGTCCTGCTGCTGGCTGGAACCGGTGATGGGCCGCGCTTGGTGAAGGAGCTCTCCCGCCGCAATTGGCGTGTGAGCGTGAGTGTGGTGACGGCAACTGCAGCGAAGGCCTACGCGGGATTGCCTGTGGAGCGCATCTCAATTGGTGCTCTGCTGGGCATTGGCGGAATCAAGGCAGCTCTTCATCAGGCCGGCCCTTTCCGTTGGGTGGTGGATGCCACGCATCCTTTTGCGGCTCGAATCAGCCATGACCTAGTCACGGCCTGTGCGGATCTCGGCCAACCGCTGCTGCGTTATGAGCGTCTCCTTGAACCGCTGGGAGCGGCCTCTCTCCTGGCTGATGCCGATGCATTGGCGGCCCAATCACTCCAGGGCCAACGCCTGTTGCTGGCCATTGGAGGTCGTCATTTACCGGCCTTGACTGCTGCTGTGCGCCGCGCCGGAGCCATCCCCTATGGCCGTGCGCTTCCGGCTGTCGATGGATTGCGCGCAGCCTTGCGGGCAGGTCTGCCCCCGGATCACCTGGCCGTGGTGCGCCCTCTGCAAGGGGAGGTGCTGGGGGCGATCGAGCGGTCTCTTTGCCGTCGCTGGGGCATTGGGGTGGTGCTCTGCCGCCAGTCCGGTGGTGTGACGGAACAGCTCTGGCATCAACTCACCACAGATCTCGGGCTGAGCTTGCTGCTGTTGCAGCGTCCCTCCCCCCCCGACGGGATGGATTGTGTCGAGGATGTCTGCAGCCTGATGAATCGGCTTGAGCGTGATTGA
- the cutA gene encoding divalent-cation tolerance protein CutA produces the protein MIEASGLVLALTTEANAERAQELAEALLELHLVACVSIHPVQSFYHWEGVLQASHEVQLLMKTSAQHVDALRSAVSELHSYDTPEWLCWPVTGSSAYAAWAIAELSSDASPPAA, from the coding sequence GTGATTGAAGCGAGTGGGCTCGTGCTGGCCCTCACCACGGAAGCGAATGCTGAGCGCGCCCAAGAGCTGGCAGAGGCCTTGCTGGAGCTCCATCTCGTGGCCTGTGTGTCCATCCACCCCGTTCAGTCGTTTTATCACTGGGAGGGGGTGTTGCAGGCGTCCCATGAGGTCCAACTGCTGATGAAGACCTCGGCTCAGCATGTGGACGCCCTGCGCTCGGCCGTCTCAGAGCTGCACAGCTACGACACCCCCGAGTGGTTGTGCTGGCCGGTGACGGGATCATCGGCCTATGCGGCCTGGGCAATCGCTGAGCTCAGTTCAGATGCGTCTCCGCCAGCAGCTTGA
- a CDS encoding adenosine kinase, translated as MSSETRFPSDCSLDVVGIGNAIVDVLVQTDDGFIAEHGLQKGGMALIDEQQAEALYKASGTGLETSGGSVANTMVGIAQLGGRAGFIGRVRDDQLGNIFSHDIRAVGACFETPAATSGATTARCLIYVTPDAERTMCTFLGASTQLEPEDLDLSMVKQAKVLYLEGYLWDSPAAKRAFIAAAEACREAGGKVALSLSDGFCVDRHRASFLELVNGHVDVLFANDVEIQSLYETDDFDQALERVRGCCSVIAITRGAKGSVVLSGDQRWDIGIFGLGDLVDTTGAGDLYAGGFLHGFTQGESLDRCGELGALCAGQIVTQLGARSQASLKLLAETHLN; from the coding sequence ATGTCATCAGAGACCCGTTTCCCCAGCGACTGCAGTCTCGATGTCGTTGGCATCGGCAACGCCATCGTTGATGTTCTGGTGCAGACGGACGACGGTTTCATCGCTGAACACGGCCTCCAGAAAGGGGGCATGGCGCTAATCGATGAACAACAAGCCGAAGCTCTCTACAAGGCCAGTGGAACGGGCCTCGAGACCTCCGGTGGATCGGTCGCCAACACGATGGTGGGCATCGCGCAGCTCGGCGGTCGCGCTGGTTTCATCGGCCGCGTCCGGGACGACCAGCTCGGCAACATTTTCAGCCACGACATCCGGGCCGTTGGGGCATGCTTTGAGACCCCAGCAGCCACCAGTGGAGCCACAACAGCGCGCTGCCTGATTTACGTCACGCCCGATGCCGAGCGCACCATGTGCACCTTCCTGGGAGCTTCCACACAACTGGAGCCCGAGGATCTCGACCTCTCCATGGTCAAGCAGGCCAAGGTGCTTTACCTGGAGGGCTACCTCTGGGACAGTCCAGCCGCCAAACGTGCCTTCATCGCCGCCGCCGAAGCCTGCCGTGAAGCAGGCGGAAAGGTGGCTCTTTCCCTCTCCGATGGCTTCTGTGTGGATCGGCACAGAGCGAGTTTTCTCGAGCTAGTGAATGGCCACGTCGACGTGCTGTTCGCCAATGACGTTGAAATTCAGTCGCTCTACGAGACCGACGATTTCGACCAGGCCCTCGAGCGGGTGCGCGGCTGCTGCTCAGTGATTGCGATCACCCGTGGTGCCAAGGGGTCCGTTGTGCTGAGTGGAGACCAGCGCTGGGATATCGGCATCTTTGGCCTGGGAGATCTGGTGGACACCACGGGAGCAGGCGACCTCTATGCCGGGGGATTTCTGCATGGCTTCACCCAGGGCGAGTCACTGGACCGCTGTGGCGAGCTCGGAGCCCTCTGCGCCGGCCAGATTGTTACCCAATTGGGGGCCCGCTCCCAGGCCTCCCTCAAGCTGCTGGCGGAGACGCATCTGAACTGA
- a CDS encoding adenylosuccinate synthase: MFLANVVVIGAQWGDEGKGKITDLLSRSADVVVRYQGGVNAGHTIVVDDRVLKLHLIPSGILYPDTICLIGSGTVVDPKVMLGELDMLIANDIDISGLRLASTAHVTMPYHRLLDQAMEKQRGARRIGTTGRGIGPTYADKSQRSGIRVIDLLDEQRLRDRLEGPLQEKNELLQTIYGVAPLNAEDVIQEYLRYGKRLAPHVVECTQTIHQAARDRKNILFEGAQGTLLDLDHGTYPYVTSSNPVSGGACIGAGVGPTLIDRVIGVAKAYTTRVGEGPFPTELSGSLNDQLTERGGEFGTTTGRQRRCGWFDGVIGRYAVQVNGLDCLAVTKLDVLDELDEIQVCVAYELNGERIEHFPSSADDFAQCKPIFETLPGWQCSTEECRSLKDLPKPAMDYLRFLADLMEVPIAIVSLGASRDQTIVVEDPIHGPKRALLSA; the protein is encoded by the coding sequence GTGTTCTTGGCCAACGTTGTCGTCATCGGAGCGCAGTGGGGTGACGAGGGAAAGGGAAAGATCACCGATCTCCTAAGCCGCTCCGCCGATGTGGTGGTCCGCTATCAGGGTGGTGTGAATGCAGGCCACACGATTGTTGTTGACGATCGTGTGCTCAAGCTGCACCTGATTCCCTCTGGAATCCTCTATCCCGACACGATCTGTCTGATCGGATCCGGCACGGTGGTGGATCCCAAGGTGATGCTCGGTGAGCTGGACATGCTCATCGCCAACGATATTGATATTTCAGGGCTTCGCCTGGCATCAACTGCCCACGTGACGATGCCTTACCACCGCCTGCTCGACCAGGCCATGGAGAAGCAGCGGGGAGCACGACGGATCGGAACCACAGGCCGTGGAATCGGCCCCACCTACGCCGACAAGTCGCAGCGCAGTGGCATCCGTGTCATCGACCTGCTGGACGAACAGCGGCTGAGGGATCGCCTTGAAGGCCCACTTCAGGAGAAGAACGAACTTCTTCAAACCATTTACGGCGTTGCGCCCCTGAACGCCGAAGACGTCATCCAGGAGTATCTGAGATACGGCAAGCGCCTCGCCCCCCACGTGGTGGAGTGCACCCAGACGATTCATCAGGCAGCGCGAGATCGCAAGAACATCCTGTTCGAAGGTGCCCAGGGCACGCTGTTGGACCTGGACCACGGCACCTACCCCTACGTCACTTCCTCCAATCCCGTTTCCGGCGGGGCCTGCATCGGTGCAGGCGTCGGCCCAACCCTGATTGACCGCGTCATCGGCGTTGCCAAGGCCTACACCACCCGCGTGGGGGAAGGCCCCTTCCCCACTGAGCTGAGCGGAAGCCTGAATGACCAGCTCACGGAGCGGGGGGGTGAATTCGGTACCACCACTGGCCGCCAGAGGCGCTGTGGCTGGTTTGACGGCGTGATCGGTCGCTACGCCGTGCAGGTCAACGGCTTGGACTGTCTGGCCGTGACCAAGCTGGATGTGCTGGACGAACTGGACGAAATTCAGGTCTGCGTGGCCTATGAACTCAACGGCGAGCGAATCGAGCACTTCCCAAGCAGTGCCGATGACTTCGCCCAGTGCAAACCCATCTTCGAAACACTGCCTGGCTGGCAATGCTCCACCGAGGAATGCCGGAGCCTTAAGGATCTCCCCAAGCCAGCCATGGATTACCTGCGCTTCCTCGCCGATCTGATGGAAGTGCCGATCGCCATTGTCTCCCTGGGGGCCAGCCGTGATCAGACCATCGTTGTCGAAGATCCGATCCATGGCCCCAAGCGGGCCCTGTTGAGCGCCTGA
- the psb27 gene encoding photosystem II protein Psb27: MLSALTRLLRPLSRAAVALGLGLCLLLTACSGDAEARLSGDYVEDTVAVSRTLLTVIDLPQDDPTHAEVEADARALINDYMSRYRPQPRVNGLSSFTTMQTALNSLAGHYASYANRPLPEALHDRIAKELNKAEKSVVRGS, from the coding sequence ATGCTCTCCGCACTGACACGCCTGCTTCGCCCCCTCAGCCGGGCCGCCGTAGCCCTTGGACTCGGGTTATGCCTTCTCCTGACGGCCTGCAGTGGGGACGCTGAAGCTCGTCTGAGCGGTGACTACGTGGAAGACACCGTGGCGGTCTCCCGCACTCTGCTGACGGTGATCGACCTGCCTCAGGACGATCCCACCCACGCCGAAGTTGAAGCCGACGCCCGGGCCCTGATCAACGACTACATGTCCCGTTATCGGCCCCAGCCCCGTGTGAACGGACTCAGCTCCTTCACCACGATGCAGACCGCACTGAATTCGCTGGCTGGTCATTACGCCTCCTATGCCAATCGCCCCCTGCCGGAAGCGCTGCATGACCGCATCGCCAAGGAACTCAACAAGGCCGAGAAATCAGTGGTCCGGGGCAGCTGA
- a CDS encoding proline--tRNA ligase: MRVSRLLLVTLRDIPAEAEITSHQLLLRAGYIRRVGSGIYAYLPLMWRVLQKITAVVREEMNRAGAQETLLPQLHPAELWQKSGRWQGYTAGEGIMFHLEDRQGRELGIGPTHEEVITSLAGELLRSYRQLPVNLYQIQTKFRDEIRPRFGLMRGREFIMKDAYSFHASEADLRETYGAMDQAYRRIFERCGLDAVPVDADSGAIGGAASQEFMVTADAGEDLILISDDGQYAANQEKAVSIPSAASPLPDGPEESIPTPGLGSIESLCNAKGWDPSQVVKVLLFVATLDDETLQPLLVSLRGDQELNPTKVVNAVSQTLNKGVLDCSPITPQDNNRQQIDPLPFGSIGPDLSDDVLQGAKTWEPTFLRLADATASELGSFICGANKPDLHRFNTSWTAIGQKPTRLDLRNARAGDVCQHNPKSRLTEKRGIEVGHIFQLGRKYSQAMESRFTNENGKTEPFWMGCYGIGVSRLAQAAVEQHHDDSGICWPTAIAPFEAIVVVANIQDDIQAQLGEALYAELQAAGVDVLLDDRKERAGVKFKDADLIGIPWRIVVGRDASEGTVELVCRSSREVQKLPHAEAVTCLIKALHP, encoded by the coding sequence ATGCGCGTCTCCCGCCTGCTGCTGGTGACGCTTCGGGATATTCCCGCCGAAGCGGAGATCACTTCGCATCAGTTGCTTCTCAGAGCCGGGTATATCCGTCGTGTTGGATCGGGGATCTACGCCTACCTCCCCTTGATGTGGAGGGTGCTGCAAAAGATCACCGCCGTGGTCCGCGAGGAGATGAACCGCGCAGGCGCTCAGGAAACCCTGCTGCCGCAGCTGCACCCTGCTGAGCTCTGGCAGAAAAGCGGGCGTTGGCAGGGCTACACCGCTGGCGAGGGGATCATGTTCCACCTCGAAGACCGCCAGGGCAGAGAACTGGGGATTGGTCCAACCCATGAAGAGGTGATCACGAGCCTGGCGGGCGAGCTGCTGAGGTCATACCGGCAGCTCCCGGTGAACCTTTATCAGATCCAGACCAAATTTCGCGACGAGATCCGTCCCCGCTTTGGCCTGATGCGAGGCCGCGAATTCATCATGAAGGACGCGTACTCCTTCCATGCCAGCGAAGCGGATCTTCGCGAGACCTACGGCGCCATGGATCAGGCCTACCGCCGCATATTTGAACGTTGTGGCCTGGATGCCGTCCCTGTCGATGCCGATAGCGGAGCGATCGGCGGCGCCGCCTCCCAAGAGTTCATGGTGACAGCAGATGCCGGTGAAGACCTGATCCTGATCAGCGATGACGGCCAATACGCCGCCAACCAAGAGAAGGCTGTTTCGATCCCATCCGCCGCATCTCCTCTTCCCGACGGCCCGGAGGAATCGATTCCAACCCCTGGCTTGGGCAGCATCGAAAGCCTCTGCAACGCCAAAGGCTGGGATCCGAGCCAGGTAGTGAAGGTGCTGCTCTTCGTGGCGACCCTGGACGATGAGACCCTCCAACCGCTTTTGGTGAGCCTCCGTGGTGACCAGGAGCTCAATCCCACCAAGGTCGTGAACGCGGTCAGCCAAACCCTCAACAAGGGTGTTCTCGATTGCAGCCCGATCACACCACAGGACAACAACCGCCAGCAGATTGATCCGCTCCCCTTTGGATCGATCGGGCCCGACCTCTCCGATGACGTCCTGCAGGGAGCCAAGACCTGGGAGCCAACATTCCTGCGTCTGGCTGATGCAACCGCCAGCGAACTCGGCAGCTTCATCTGTGGCGCCAACAAGCCCGATCTGCACCGTTTCAATACCAGCTGGACCGCCATTGGGCAGAAGCCGACCAGGCTGGATCTGCGTAATGCACGGGCAGGCGACGTCTGCCAACACAACCCGAAATCACGACTGACGGAAAAAAGAGGCATCGAAGTCGGCCACATTTTTCAGCTGGGCCGGAAATATTCCCAGGCCATGGAGAGCCGTTTCACCAACGAGAACGGCAAGACCGAACCGTTCTGGATGGGTTGCTACGGAATCGGCGTTTCCAGGCTGGCGCAGGCGGCTGTCGAACAGCACCACGACGACAGCGGCATCTGCTGGCCGACCGCCATCGCCCCTTTTGAAGCCATCGTGGTTGTTGCCAACATTCAAGATGACATCCAGGCCCAGCTAGGGGAAGCGCTCTACGCGGAGCTTCAAGCTGCAGGCGTCGATGTGCTCCTCGACGACCGCAAGGAACGCGCCGGCGTCAAATTCAAAGACGCGGATCTGATCGGCATCCCTTGGCGGATCGTGGTGGGACGCGACGCCAGCGAGGGCACCGTTGAACTGGTGTGCCGCAGCAGCCGCGAGGTGCAAAAGCTTCCCCACGCTGAGGCTGTGACCTGCCTGATCAAGGCACTCCACCCCTAG
- a CDS encoding 2Fe-2S iron-sulfur cluster-binding protein, with product MPTIRFEQEGQQVGCIEGANLRKAALDAGVNPYKSLNNLNNCSGVGQCGTCVMEVLEGQANLSPRSDVEEVYLADRPANFRLSCRTTVNGDVTVRTRPAEGVGRGSNSLVGAIKSLFGR from the coding sequence GTGCCCACCATCCGATTCGAGCAGGAAGGCCAGCAGGTTGGTTGCATCGAGGGCGCAAATCTGCGTAAGGCTGCACTTGACGCAGGCGTCAATCCCTACAAGAGTCTCAACAACCTCAACAACTGCAGCGGTGTTGGTCAATGCGGCACCTGCGTGATGGAGGTGCTGGAAGGGCAGGCCAATCTTTCCCCCCGCAGCGACGTTGAAGAGGTCTATCTTGCCGACCGACCTGCAAACTTCCGCCTGAGCTGCCGCACCACCGTGAATGGCGATGTCACCGTTCGCACCCGTCCCGCTGAAGGCGTGGGCCGCGGCTCCAACAGCCTCGTTGGTGCGATCAAATCCCTTTTCGGCCGCTGA
- a CDS encoding arsenate reductase family protein, giving the protein MAGTLAVYSYNRCGTCRKALAWLNERGIAHKVHDITLTPPSKEMLVAAHQSLGDRKLLFNTSGQSYRAMGAEAVKALTDDEALEALAADGKLIKRPFVEVNSSTYLTGFKPDLWESAFQG; this is encoded by the coding sequence TTGGCCGGAACTCTCGCGGTATACAGCTACAACCGCTGCGGTACCTGTCGAAAGGCTTTGGCGTGGCTCAATGAGCGAGGTATTGCCCATAAAGTGCACGACATCACCTTGACTCCACCGTCAAAGGAGATGTTGGTGGCCGCTCACCAATCTCTCGGTGACAGGAAGCTGTTGTTTAACACCAGCGGCCAAAGCTATCGAGCCATGGGCGCGGAGGCAGTGAAGGCTCTTACGGATGACGAGGCTCTCGAGGCCTTGGCCGCCGATGGGAAATTGATCAAACGTCCGTTCGTGGAGGTAAATTCCTCCACTTACCTCACCGGCTTCAAGCCTGATCTTTGGGAGTCGGCATTCCAGGGTTGA